cgcaaataactgaaaataaacaaaaaataaataatacatttgagtcatgattcatttttgtttgatcaacatatttgacattaaatatacatttttatatattggtttttaaaaagcttaagatttgtttgtgtgaattTGACAATATTTCGTATTCTGGGGTATGACAGCAGCTCCTCGTACTCCGGACCAGCAGGGGCGCAGTGCGCTCTCTTGTCCACCCAGGAAAGAGACGGATGCACGTTATTACTGCGCAGACTCGATGTCAAGGTGAGTTTGTTTGTCATGGAGTAATAATGGAGGAGTTGGTGGATTGTTTCTGTTCTTccgtgtgtttgttgtgacgGAGCTGCTGTTGCGTTTAAACTGTGTCTCAGTATTACGACGAGAAAAAGCTCACCACTTCGGGTAGGTTCCCTGCTCTTTCGAATCAACGCTGAGGTTACAAACACGAAAATACCCCGTCACATTCAGACCAGTGTACACAGTGAACTGTCTCGCTTATTGAGGTTCACAGCAGATGTGTGTTGGAAAAAGCTCCTGACTGCTTCACTATCCTCTCACACAGGAACACAACTGCACCTGCCgaaccacagagacacaacaggaTGGCCGGCGTAAGTAAAGTGTGATGTGTTTACTTTTAAGTTATTCATCACTACGAAGATGATTGATAAATCCGTTGTTTGTTTAGAATTACATTTGGTTTCCACGGTTCCAAGCTGCATACACATCACTAACTTAATATACATGATACAcgtgtatataatatacatcATACGCATTATGTTCACGTTCGAGTGAAGTTAGCAAACTCTAACAGGATGCTAAGCTGCAGAAATGCCAGGCAAGtgcatttttaataatgtgTAGCTTTCAAATGACAACTGGCTAAAAAGGGAGACAGAGTCAACTGTTGATGCTGAGATATTATATTCCAAGTTCCATGTCACATTTTTGTTACAATGCCTGCGATACGGCTAGCATATCGAAGTAAGAGCATCATTTCTGAGCCCTAATGTCACTATAGGGGCCAATTTTTATTAAACcactaaaatgtatttaattatttttcagtgtttaaaatattGGGAATAGTGATTTctttatggtttctttgctctgtctAACAAAAGAatatcattaaaactgacaaCATCATTGTTTCGAGGTTTGGAAAATGCTCATCATAGTCATCATAaaagttgattattttttttaactattaatCCTAGTTCCTATAAGAGAAAGTATGTTCCTCGGCCATAAAATGTACAGATTACTTTGTACAGAAAATTAGTTCCACGACTATTGAACACAAAGTTGTTTTCAAACTTCCACTGAACTATTTTGTCAATTCTAAATGCACCAAGCGGTAAACGCGGTGTAAGTGgcgcttttgtgtgtgtgtgtgtgtgtgcacgttgtTGTCTCATGGTCTGGTTGTGTTCAGGTGCTGTGCCGCAGCGCACGGCTGGTCACTTACCTCCCTGGTTTGCATGTTCTGGTGAGTCGAGTGACTGGAGCCAGAGCCTTCTCTGCTGCAGGATCGTCAGGCTCTGATGAACCCCACGTAGCCGTCACTCCACCTGACATGGGTATTTCATACATGTTTCTTCTTCTGGGGTTTCAATATTCATTAGCTGGAGCTGAATTTAAACGAGAGAAATCAATGGGACAGTGCTAAAATCTGCCGAGGCGGCTCATTTTCCTACCAAAATGTtataatttcttccttgggctATTActtacatccccagaaaatgtacaacaaaagcaaattttttttttcagttatactcctaaacaaacaaactcagtttTGAGCATGGACTAAAGGCTTGAAAGAACTTGAGATagcttctttctctttctgtgatGCACTGGTTTTGTTGTAGAACCAAGCTTAATCCTGAAAATTAATTACCGCAAAACACTCCAGATGTTCTGTTCCATAAAAGCTAATCCAAACTACTGTAATCATCCCTTGGTGGTAGTGAATGTTCAAAACCGAATATGGCCATTGATAGCTGCATTTTATCCATGTCTTTATCCCATTTACGCCACTTTCTTTTAGTACATTTTCTCATCTGTAAAATGTAACTATCCATATATTTGATGTCTTCAACACTCATTTTCCAATCATGAATAAGTGTGATGATGGTTTTCTAGTAATTTATATTCTATGATTTAATGTAGCTGTGATATGTATTGGCTTGTTTCCAGCAATCCCACTGACTAACAGCCAGCAGGTCAGGTTCACAGAGAGTATGTTACCATAGTAACTGACTCACAATTCTCACAGGGTTAACAAACTGAGTTTTCACTGTACCTGCTCTCTGTAATAGAGTTAGAATTAGTATTTTTTTGCTCACACACCATTTGTGATAGTGAATTAGACCTCTGCATTAaacccatcctttttacacaccagtagtgaacactcACAAgctcctgggatttgaaccgacgaccctctggttacatacccaattcctttcctcttggccatgggctgcccataaTAGGGTTAAAgtctgtgaaatgaaaaagccttttatttgAAACGTGAGTTTCATGTGTCATGTATCTCTCTTGTCCCCTCACTGGTTCAGGACTGCGGACAGTGTGGCCTGATGAGAACATGGGGCCTTTTGGGCCCCAGGACCAACGTTTCCAGCTACCTGGTATTGTGGGTTTTGACCACCACCTAGAGGGACTAAGAAAGCAGAAGCAGAGCCTGCACCACAACATGCTCCCTGACGTGCTGTCTTCCCTGTCCAGTAGTGAAAGACATGAGTTCATACTGGCCCAGGTCATCGGAGATTTTGTAAGTGTGATGATTTGAACAAGAGTATTTCTGATGACgtgaagacaaataaacaaactaacaaacaaacgcCTTCTCTTAAGTAAGATGAAGAGAAGGCACTCAGGAAGTTCAAGATATCAGGATACTGCAGTTACATGAGAATATCTGGTGAAATCAGTTTAACCACAGAGACAaagcgagagaaaaaaaacttttagaGCAAATTTAGCAACAGCTAATAGGTCGTTCCATCGCAATTACAACTCACAGTGGCAGAGGAAATGTTTCCACCATTTTGGCCTGAGAGTGTCTTTTGTAAATCCCTAGTAGAAATGTCTAAACAACAAAGTGCTTGTACATAATGGGTTACAGATTATCAGTGATCCCACTTTAGTTTCTGTTCATGTGAAGTTATCAGTCCCAAAGGTTCCAACTCCACTGCAGTGCCATCTAGCAGtggttgctaaaaaaaaagaagcagttttattttttttacttctataCTCTTTGGTGGCCCCATGTTTAACCCTTGTGTGGTATTCATAATAGTTCTGTGTTCAGCCAATGGTCAAGGGTCTGCTTGACCTGCTGCATTTTTGGGcttttaaatcaatacaatagTAACAATTTATGCTAAAGTactttaaaaacttttattagGTGAAAAAATTGTAAATAGCATATTTCTTTTAGCAAATATTGAAATGGGTCCCACTGACCTGAACCCCAAACAAAGTTTAAACTGaagtatttatgtgtgtgtgcttgtgtgtcagGAAATTAAAGACCCAGACTCTTCCCAGAGTGTCAGCAGAGCTGAACAGTACTTTGATGAATCCAGAGTGGAGTGTGCCATCCAGTCCTGTCCTGAGCTGCTACAGAAAGGTACAAAACTGATGTTACATCCATTTACTTTCACTTGATCTGACCTTTGGGTCTaccagaacagcagcagcagctgatctcttttcctctctgatgtttgtgtgtgcttcttCTAATGATGTGATGAACAGACTTCCAGTCCATGTTTCCCGAGGCTCCTTCCTCTGGGATGATGGTGGTCACAGTGACCCAGAGGACCAAGAGCGACATGACAGCATGGAGTGCTGAGGTGGAAGACGAGAGAGAGCAGATGCTTGGCAAGGTGAGCTGCTGTCGGTATCGTGATAGAATGtctgatgctgctgcagaacaGCTGGTTCGCCCTGTATAATAGTTCTTACTGTTGTTCAATTGATaatcggaaaaaaaaaagggtgatgTAAAAATTAGATTTTCTGTATTTGGGGTGTCACAATCCTGATTGTAAATCAAAAATTGATACTAACAATGTTATGATCTCAACCTTCGAGAGGTCGCAAAGGTGGAATtgattgagaaaaaaacagtgtttgtagCTTTGTAGCACGGACTACACagttaagttgcatttccactaaCTCTGGTGAGGTTCTGGCGTGcctgcgtgcatgcgtgtgtgacGAAGTCACAGCAGTGTCATGCAGTGATGattccgcccacgttgagtaggttaTTTGTTTGGTAGTGGAAAcgcaacctaaactgtgccgagGCCAGCCGGGACcttagtggaaaagggccatataATCACCAGTGTGGAGATGCATCACAATGTAAGcctacaaaactacaaaaacaactctgttaacACAGGCAACTCTTAAACTTCTGTAAGTGATAAAGTTCTAGGTGTGTTTGTAGCCTCAGACATGCAgccttattcagtggtggaaaaccctggatttaaacatttaattagtGTATTATAACCATGTTATGAAATGCCAAGCGGGTCGCATCTTACTACAAAAGTGTTGCCTTCCATTTATGATTTTGTTATTGAAGGTCAGTGCAGTGCAGACTTAGTGGCCTTAACAACAGACTGATGGATttttcagagcaacacagagctatgtgatttctcttctttttacagttagtttcaaattgattggttggttacattcatattgttaataaattatttaaaaggacttagtgtggtacattgaaaacaaatgatggacattatatcactcatgacaccatgtagacaatcaaaatggaaataaaaaaaaacttcatgaGTTATCGTGACATCAAACCAATGACCCTAGACCAAACTAGACAAATCTAAAAGTGGCAGACCCATCTgtgctaaaagagagaaaagaacttGAGAATCAAATTGACGCATGACCTTAAAATCACAaatcaaggatttggagaattGTGACACCTATCATTTATAATGTGCCTGTGAGGCCTTGAAAAGAGTAGAGAACTATGTGTTAACATGAGGGGACGGTGTGTATTTTAATATTCTCCTGAAAAGGTTAGTGAATTGTATTTGTAAGCAGCCTTGAATCGGTTACCCTGGATGTGCTTTTGGGACAAAACACACTTGGTGCTGTCTGAGTTTCCGAATGGAACTATGGTTGAGAGGTAAAAAGACTCACAAAATTGAAATTGTGCTCGCTAGTTTAAATTTCGCATATCTGATTTACCAGCTATCTAGCTGCTGCAGCACATTGTTATTCAATAGTTGCTAGTTAAACACTGGAGATCAACTATTTACCTCATAATATAATCAAAACTGACTAGACTTTATTTAGTCCTTGGGTTCAAATGAGTGGTTTCAATAGTTCAGGTTTCTAGAaatcatctgtgatgtcatgtgcaGGGTTGCCAGATTTGACTCAGTTTCCAGCccaaacacaacataaaaccCACCCAACTCTAGAAACTCAAACCATAAAACTATTACCTGAACAcgtcataaacacacaaaaccatacAACTGCACTgaataatcaaagaaaaaaggtaACGCGAACCCCACAAAGAGTGCAATCAGACGGCCAATTTGCCAACCATGATTACCTTCCTAATCATGGTATCATAGCAACCACAAAAACGTTATCCAATACCAACATGTGACATTGTGAGCAACCAAACACCTCAATCCAAGTTACTGTAAAATTATGCTGGCAGGCTCTCACTAGccttgctctctctcactctcacatacacagacacaaatccacacagtgacacacatacactcacgcGCAGTGTGGATCTATAAAGCATTTCTCTTTCGGCCTCGacaattagttttttttgtgttttccccACTTCGGCATGTTGCTGTTGCTCCAAGATTGAGAGGAAAGGCCTTCAGGCCTGCACAACGCACCTCAGTGTAGCTTGGTTGAACTCTTAACCCCATTAGTGGTGCTTACGATGTGACAGTGACCAATAGCATTTCATAGTGACAGTAAATTTACCAGTGACtctcactgatgatgatgatgtcaggtTGAGCAGATTCtctgacatttcaaaataaatgaattaataatatgAATGAGAGGACACACcggtttatttaaatgtctaaGCTTTTACTTTTTGGCCATAAAATGGCAACCcttttgttaatattttctcTGGAATATTTTCTAAAAACCTGCAATTTTATCAACCTGCTCAATGCTTTTTTCCAGCCCAATCTGTCAACCTTGTACACCACGTACaggtatggaattagatttgtagTTAGATTCACAAAGAACATGTTTATATTCcaacaatgaaatacaatatttgctcctctaaaaatgttgtttgctttgtgaaaagtgtttgaaaatattgacacaaatgtaattcTATTGTGGTGTGGCCTCAATAGCCCTGCAGTAAGTAGTGTGTTTTGTGGTTGTGATTGAGGAGTAGCATTGATATTCAACTTTATTTGCATCatatctgattgttttagccaagattacgctacaatatattatttaccaaCTATAATTAACTTCCCACCCTTCAATATGGAAATGTTTTAGTTCATTCCCTTGTAAAGTTTCCATTTTTGAATATTCCCAGAATTTTGCCACActatcaatcagtcaatcaatgcAGTAAGAATGCTAAAAATGCTATACATGGAATTCATGAAGcatcacacaaaagaaaaggaggataaatataaaaaatacaaaaacaattgctgcaaaaatatataaaaaaaattaaggaAACTTTTATGTGCTTCATGAATTGTTGCAGAAATACACATTTCCCATCATATATTGTTAAAACTAATAATTCAGTTACTGAAAATATTGAGAACATGTTTAATGAGTTCAGAATCTGGCAACAGATATAATCTGAAGTACTATAACTGCAACTCGATGTTCCTTAGATGTGTTTGTAAGAGTGATGTTTGAGAAGTAGTGAGAAAGCATAAGAATAAAAAATCTAAAGATTGTAATGATGTTGATATGTCTCATAAAAGAAATCATTGTTTGTGTCCTGGAACCGTTTacttacattttctttacacaGCTAAAGTGATAAACAAACAGTATCACATTACTGTGAAATGCAAACACTGTGGTATAAGATGTGTTGCACAACATTGGTTAAcaagttatttaaataatagATTTCAATATGTCCAAATTATTGGTACTGAATCATGTTTGAGTAACCTCAGTAAAGGATCAGTATTAGGACCTAAgttatttatactttatttaaatgatatgtGCACAGTATCAGATATATTACATTTTGTGATGTTTGCAGACAATACTATTTTATAAAATATGGTTTGACTACAATAGGTTATtgttaaatgaatgtaaaacaaaatttaGGATTTTTGGTGCCACCAGGACCAACTTTGACATAAAGTTGAGTTTAAAGagtctttgaaaaaaaagtttgaaatgtaaaataactaCAGCTTAAAATGCTATTTGAAAGTCCAGtactttaattttaaatgttttgggtAATTGTGACTGGAAATTTCCCAATGGTCACACTCTTAGCCACTGACTATACTCTACAGCAGCGGTGTTAAATGTACGGCCCACGGGTCAAAACTGGCCCACcagtacaaatactttgatACTGTTACTATTACTTCCAAAATGTGCATATCTGTACTTTGTATTTCTAGcgactttttacttttactccgcTACATTTCCTGtctgttactcattactaccaaacaGTGGTCATCCTGGCCTGACTTGAATAGTCACCGGACTGTGGACTGACTGGAGTTACCGGACGCCTATCTAGTTACGTAATGACGCTGCTCGGCGACCTGCGGCGTCACACAACAATCAGTTAGCTCCAGTAGTGGAAGTCACATGTGCCGCCCcagccccctccacacacacacacacacagagcccgACAATTAATCCAGAATATCTagagatgaatgaaaaatatgattttgttgCATAATGTTGCAGCTTTGTGGTAGTTTTCTCTATTGTAATTCTGCACCATAAATGATAGTTTGACtatcattataatatatactgtacaagcTCTATATAGTATGACTATAAACTTTATAGGCTGTGTTCACAGACACCTGTCTTTCTGGGTTGTGTGTGCaatcattaataatataaaatcaatcaatgaatatatatatatatatatatgtatacacagagaagtgtgtgtgtgtctgtgtgtctgtgtgtctgtggtgaccaTTGAGccaaataattacacaaatttCTTTTAACTATCAAATAGGGTTAGAATACACAACTAGAGGTATGGTGGTCTGCATGAGAAGGGTGGCCTGGAATGGTATCAAATTCCCGGCCTGAATTATTGTCCCAGTCCGCCACtgctaccaaataaaatcagaagaagaagagttggtattatgatctgtatttataCCAATCTTTTCTTGTCTCGATGAACTGTTTAACGCTAcatttttcactcattcacaccctTCAACAtgttttgctcaaggacacatatagacaagcagagccaggaattgaacccacaactttccagttgaaagacaacttaccctaccactgagccactatGGCTCCTAACGCCTCACTtatatcagtaaaaaaaaaagggacttcAGCTAATACCAAactcattttctggtaacatgtATCCATAGCTTTAGGGTACTTTATACAAGTCTGGTAAACGGTACTATTgctgaaattgcacttattttccTCAGGAAATTTGaggtttgttcatttgttttgtaaaaagatacttctcTAAAGTTATtagcccacttgagatcaaaatTGTGCCGTTTGTGGCCCCCggaataaaatgagtttgacacccctgcgcTACAGAGTATAGTCTGCTTTGTTACCAagtgtatgtttatatatatatatatatatatatatatatatatatatatatatatatatatatatatgtttatattccTTACAGTGTTATTGTTTGTAATGAGTGCTTATGACATAATGATCCCTTACTGACAAAAGTTGTCCCTGCAGTTTATTGAAGGAGCCCAGGAGATCTGCTGCGCTCTGCAGAGAGAAGGATTCTGGGCAGACTTCGTCGACCCGTCCTCAGGCCTGGCGGTAAGAGGTTACTGTTACTGAAATACCCATTTTCACTTACTGAACAGTTCAAGAGGGAGAGTGTTTGAAAGTAGGGCTGGGTAATATAGCAATATAATAGCTAtatggtgacatgagacaagatatggtcttaAATTTTGGGTATCATTTTAAAGGCTAGTGCTTTGATGatcattatatttattgtaaaatataaatacatggaATTGATAGAATTATATTTGGAAAAAAGTCTTGTTTAATTTTAATCCTATTAATTTGTGCTACAGCAAactttgac
Above is a window of Solea senegalensis isolate Sse05_10M linkage group LG2, IFAPA_SoseM_1, whole genome shotgun sequence DNA encoding:
- the mmadhcb gene encoding metabolism of cobalamin associated Db isoform X2; this encodes MAGVLCRSARLVTYLPGLHVLVSRVTGARAFSAAGSSGSDEPHVAVTPPDMGLRTVWPDENMGPFGPQDQRFQLPGIVGFDHHLEGLRKQKQSLHHNMLPDVLSSLSSSERHEFILAQVIGDFEIKDPDSSQSVSRAEQYFDESRVECAIQSCPELLQKDFQSMFPEAPSSGMMVVTVTQRTKSDMTAWSAEVEDEREQMLGKFIEGAQEICCALQREGFWADFVDPSSGLAYFGSYTNNTLFETDDRYRHLGFQIEDLGCCRVIKHSLWGTHVFVGTIFTDAPPSSPIMKKLQGS
- the mmadhcb gene encoding metabolism of cobalamin associated Db isoform X1; protein product: MSRNTTAPAEPQRHNRMAGVLCRSARLVTYLPGLHVLVSRVTGARAFSAAGSSGSDEPHVAVTPPDMGLRTVWPDENMGPFGPQDQRFQLPGIVGFDHHLEGLRKQKQSLHHNMLPDVLSSLSSSERHEFILAQVIGDFEIKDPDSSQSVSRAEQYFDESRVECAIQSCPELLQKDFQSMFPEAPSSGMMVVTVTQRTKSDMTAWSAEVEDEREQMLGKFIEGAQEICCALQREGFWADFVDPSSGLAYFGSYTNNTLFETDDRYRHLGFQIEDLGCCRVIKHSLWGTHVFVGTIFTDAPPSSPIMKKLQGS